A window of the Dermatophagoides farinae isolate YC_2012a chromosome 2, ASM2471394v1, whole genome shotgun sequence genome harbors these coding sequences:
- the LOC124494299 gene encoding uncharacterized protein LOC124494299: protein MSLSSNFDILAQNLLINFLRNASILNNEQQNNSSSKTSTLATIFVDNNNNNNNHHHHFENNDRLFVETMPTAAYFRETLQQQQQQHQQYQSLSNSTTKFLSNFFAQMSDSGYDYNVAENDRLSDFFETSDTSNNTNNIFDNIDNDVGDSHIVDGDSTTLVDKLYLGHFIIAIILALVILATVIGNLLVIAAILCERHLRSVGNYLVFSLAFADLMVACLVMPFGAIIVVTGKWTLGANLCDLWTVADVLCCTASILHLLAIALDRYWAVTNVDYIHQRRNGRRIGVMIFLIWFVSLIISVAPILGWRDQEFHHRIKHKQCLISQDVTYQIFATCASFYLPLLFILLLYWRIFKVARKRIRHKPGNKVSLIAMKTTAATKSGQTSDITNVPLDTVNNDNNYPSPSSAKGLKTRFNLRKKLAKYSAAEYLQEHNHPTSDIVSHNVELCIDESIDSHESNNCANTSTTVQHRKNSQPKLPPSIKYPNTNQDVNDNSNRSSSSTPTEENFNHNKKLSIDASTAKTTTTTTTHLTMTSYESSTDPDVSISPSHHHHHYFSDGNMINKKDHPIIQNPDCSIIAEESSSSTNSATQPLLHTLKYTSNKNHDDLVVVRDDDNNNDDDRRPLTSSYNNSQQIITETMINKTSKSVLNVYKNNNDTMMMMRLLKHNDDANHCQNQRTNIPKNLSISSSNGDHDHHDNSHDDVKIESNQIIINNNDIRIADQIMVMNDSGHDNNIIFTNNKSNNHKCANIDREKSNKLISPYYDDDDDDKYDKNDDDSLVVDFDLEKSKRRRQKEQKINDCSVGSTTILDGTKADNNSDGDDSICNKISNKNNDVAVDDNDSDANAVVVVDINNIQQIELNTNNNVIKILDTHHHQQQQQQQHHYNHNSNVNDRHHENFHNVIVINRNVSSDNDDYNSNKNDDNDDGDNLYVQVNKCQQQQQQQPEQNSSYREIDSGLQDLSSIDQFQQRQLNNTLIVNNDNDNNDEKTIIINDNLANNNNPINDFRIGDHVIAIHRRTNDDIDDGNENFSVSNQTVPSNNSPTTTKPSTQSEVTMSSNHHHHSQQQQQQLLQNLISNFTKMPSSISTTLNQLNYNHDHHHHCHHENHKNHQQQQQYQQTNKSHQKESVESKRERKAAKTLAIITGVFVICWLPFFINALLSPLSRSYQEFVPNFVTDFFLWLGYINSCVNPIIYTIFSPDFRTAFKRMLLGKKRTNKAGWSAKAARV from the exons ATGTCGCTATCGTCcaattttgacattttggctcaaaatttattgataaattttttacgAAATGCTAGCATTCTGAATAATGAGCAACAAAATAATTCGTCCTCAAAAACGTCAACACTGGccacaatttttgttgataataataataataataataatcatcatcatcattttgaaaataatgatcgcCTATTTGTCGAAACAATGCCAACAGCCGCATATTTTCGTGAAAcgttgcaacaacaacaacaacaacatcaacaatatcaatcattatcaaattcaacGACGAAATTTTTGTCTAATTTTTTCGCTCAAATGTCCGATAGTGGATATGATTATAATGTTGCCGAAAATGATAGATTATCAGATTTTTTCGAAACTAGTGATACATCTAACAACACTAACAATATATTTGATAATatagataatgatgttggCGATAGCcatattgttgatggtgattcaACAACACTTGTTGACAAATTATATCTGGGCCATTTTATAATTGCCATCATTTTGGCTTTAGTCATTTTAGCCACTGTGATAGGAAATCTATTGGTGATAGCGGCTATTCTATGTGAACGACATTTACGTTCAGTTGGCAATTATCTGGTATTTTCATTAGCATTTGCTGATCTGATGGTTGCTTGTTTAGTAATGCCATTTGGTGCCATCATTGTTGTCACCGGTAAATGGACACTTGGTGCAAATCTATGCGATTTATGGACAGTTGCCGATGTACTTTGTTGTACAGCTTCTATTCTACATTTACTTGCCATTGCATTG GATCGTTATTGGGCTGTTACCAATGTCgattatattcatcaacGTCGTAATGGTCGTCGTATTGGTGTAAtgatatttttaatttgGTTTGTCTCATTAATCATATCAGTTGCACCGATACTTGGTTGGCGTGATCAAGAATTTCATCACCGTATCAAGCACAAACAGTGCCTTATATCGCAAGATGTTACCTATCAAATATTTGCAACATGCGCCAGTTTTTATCTACCATTATTGTTCattctattattatattggAGAATATTCAAG GTTGCCCGAAAAAGAATTCGTCACAAACCTGGTAATAAAGTTTCATTGAttgcaatgaaaacaacagcagcaacaaaatcTGGACAAACATCCGATATTACTAATGTACCATTGGATACagttaataatgataataattatccatcaccatcaagtGCCAAAGGATTGAAAACACGATTTaatttacgaaaaaaattagcaaAATATAGTGCAGCCGAATATTTACAGGAACATAACCATCCAACTTCTGATATTGTTTCACATAATGTTGAACTATGTAttgatgaatcgattgatagccatgaatcaaataattgtGCCAATACATCAACAACTGTTcaacatcgaaaaaattcacaaccTAAACTACCTCCGTCCATTAAATATCCAAACACTAATCAAGATGTCAATGATAACAGtaatagatcatcatcatcaacacctaCTGAAGAgaattttaatcataataaaaagtTATCAATTGATGCATCTACagccaaaacaacaacaacaacaacaacgcaTCTAACAATGACCAGCTATGAATCATCAACGGATCCTGATGTATCCATAAGtccatctcatcatcatcatcattattttagtGATGGAAatatgataaacaaaaaagatcATCCAATCATACAAAATCCTGATTGCTCAATTATAGCTGAAGAAAGTTCAAGTTCAACAAATTCTGCTACACAGCCATTATTACATACGCTTAAATATACGAGcaataaaaatcatgatgatcttgttgttgttcgtgatgatgataataataatgatgatgatcgacgTCCActaacatcatcatacaataattctcaacaaataataacagAAACGATGATCAATAAAACTTCGAAATCTGTGTTGAATGtgtataaaaataataatgatacaatgatgatgatgaggttgTTGAAACACAATGACGATGCTAATCATTGTCAGAATCAACGGACAAATATTCCGAAGAATTtatccatatcatcatcaaatggggatcatgatcatcatgataatagtcatgatgatgttaagaTTGAAagcaatcaaattattataaataataatgacattaGAATAGCCGACCAAATAATGGTCATGAATGATTCTGGACATGACAATAATATTATatttacaaataataaatcgaaCAACCATAAGTGTGCCAATATTGATCGTGAAAAATCCAATAAATTGATATCACcctattatgatgatgatgatgatgacaaatacgataagaatgatgatgattcgctTGTGGTCGATTTTGATCTAGAAAAAAGCAAACGGCGGCGacaaaaagaacaaaaaattaacgaTTGTTCTGTGGGCTCAACTACTATTTTGGATGGAACTAAAGCCGATAATAAtagtgatggtgatgatagtATTTGTAATAAGATCagtaacaaaaataatgatgtagccgttgatgataatgattccgATGCTAATGCTGTCGTTGTTGTAGACATaaataatattcaacaaaTAGAATtgaacaccaacaacaatgttatcaaaattttagatactcatcatcatcaacaacaacaacaacaacaacatcattataatcataattctAATGTAAATGATCGtcatcatgaaaattttcataatgttattgttattaacAGAAATGTTTcaagtgataatgatgattataatagtaataaaaatgatgataatgatgatggtgataatttgTATGTTCAAGTAAACAAgtgccaacaacaacaacaacaacaaccagaacaAAATAGTTCATATAGAGAAATAGATTCTGGTTTGCaagatttatcatcaatcgatcaatttcaacaacgacaattgaATAATACTTTAATcgtcaataatgataatgataataatgatgaaaaaactattattattaatgataatttagcaaataataataaccctATCAATGATTTTCGTATTGGTGACCATGTAATAGCCATTCATCGTAgaactaatgatgatattgatgatggtaatgaaaatttttcagttTCCAATCAAACTGTGCCAAGTAATAATTCaccaacaacgacaaaaccATCTACACAAAGTGAAGTGACAATGTctagtaatcatcatcaccattcacaacaacaacaacaacaattattacaGAATTTAATATCAAATTTCACAAAAatgccatcatcaatatcaacaacattgaatcaactaaattataatcatgatcatcatcatcattgtcatcatgaaaatcataaaaatcatcaacaacaacaacaatatcaacagACAAATAAATCACATCAAAAAGAATCCGTTGAATCTAAACGTGAACGTAAAGCAGCTAAAACATTAGCGATCATTACTG GAGTATTCGTGATTTGTTGGCTaccattttttatcaatgcATTATTGTCACCATTATCTCGTTCATATCAAGAATTTGTACCGAATTTTGTTaccgatttttttctatggcTTGGCTATATAAACAGTTGCGTTAATCCCATTATTT atacGATATTTAGCCCGGATTTTCGTACAGCATTTAAACGAATGTTATTGGGTAAAAAACGTACTAATAAAGCTGGTTGGTCTGCAAAAGCGGCTAGAGTTTAA